A section of the Pseudophryne corroboree isolate aPseCor3 chromosome 11, aPseCor3.hap2, whole genome shotgun sequence genome encodes:
- the LOC134968713 gene encoding 52 kDa repressor of the inhibitor of the protein kinase-like has protein sequence MDKRRPDKQPTLMKFFKKLKSNESTAKSTENESTCDDLENTACASTPNPIEESSPSNVFQYSRDIGCYVSCTQTIVDEERYKVLREEGGRSHVKLGKLVLEPLCSYKDAKNDFRVHEKNEYHKNNLLRSQNFIDIMDGKISSIEALADSAIRRRIESNRQKLIPIIKTILFCGMNNIPLRGHRDDGSIFTEDSDDKSVTKGNFKALLRFRIDAGDKILESHLQTAGKNSTFISKTTQNDLITCCGEILQTKIVDKMKMSKFYSILADETTYISISEQLPFCVRYLDTGNCCVEERFLGFTKVVNMTGEALSDSIIESLKSANLDIAYLRGQGYDGGANMSGLLKGVQAQILRMQPLAIYTNCANHRLNLALNKASTVTSIRITVGIIANINNFLRDSAFRMHLLSDKINEMLPSQKAVKAKKLCETRWVERHDGILHFLEILPAVVGVLEDIGNSTSTNAASNAQSLLAVICKFEFLVSLKILSKILAITLPLSVQLQTVNVDFGKSVEMVEFVKSALRRIRQHSEDEFKILFGQTKVVADNLDVEVKLPKVRNVHQHRANLTEMEDYFRVNTFLPYLDYLISELESRFSQDNTSHMAKLQKIIAKYYFESDTSDADILEAAKKYESDLPSTVQVLEGELKLWREFWAMKSEKVDTAMEAYKLASMFPNIRTLLIILCVIPVTTATAERSFSSLKRIKTYLISTMGQERLNGLAMLNIHNDIELAPEEVLDVFAVKHSRKLQLQFI, from the exons ATGGACAAAAGGCGACCAGACAAACAGCCTACTCTCATGAAGTTTTTTAAGAAACTTAAAAGTAATGAGAGCACCGCCAAAAGCACTGAAAACGAAAGCACGTGTGATGATCTGGAAAATACAGCATGTGCTTCGACACCAAACCCTATAGAAGAAAGTTCACCTTCAAATGTTTTTCAGTATTCTAGAGACATTGGCTGCTATGTTAGTTGTACGCAGacaatagttgatgaagaacgttaTAAAGTATTGC gagaggaaggaggtCGTAGTCATGTAAAGCTAGGAAAGCTGGTATTAGAACCTTTATGTTCGTATAAAGATGCCAAGAATGATTTTAGAGTTCATGAGAAAAATGAATATCATAAGAACAACTTGTTGAGGTCTCAGAATTTTATTGACATCATGGATGGTAAAATATCAAGTATTGAGGCTTTAGCTGACAGTGCGATTAGACGTAGAATCGAAAGCAATAGACAAAAATTAATTCCAATCATTAAAACTATACTATTTTGTGGCATGAACAATATCCCTTTAAGGGGTCACAGAGATGATGGATCTATCTTCACAGAAGACAGTGACGATAAATCGGTAACAAAAGGTAATTTTAAAGCATTGTTAAGATTTCGGATTGATGCTGGTGACAAGATCCTTGAAAGCCATTTGCAGACTGCTGGAAAAAATTCAACTTTTATTAGCAAAACTACGCAGAATGATTTAATCACATGCTGTGGTGAAATTTTGCAAACTAAAATTGTTGACAAAATGAAGATGTCAAAATTTTACAGTATATTAGCTGATGAAACAACATATATTAGCATTTCAGAACAGCTTCCATTCTGTGTTCGGTACCTTGACACAGGTAACTGCTGTGTAGAAGAAAGATTTCTTGGTTTTACCAAAGTAGTAAATATGACTGGTGAAGCTTTGAGTGACTCTATCATTGAGTCTTTGAAAAGTGCAAATCTGGATATTGCATACCTCCGTGGACAAGGCTACGATGGTGGTGCAAACATGAGTGGATTGCTGAAAGGAGTACAAGCACAAATTTTGAGAATGCAGCCTCTTGCTATTTACACTAATTGTGCTAATCACAGGTTAAATTTAGCTTTAAATAAGGCAAGTACTGTTACAAGTATTCGCATTACGGTTGGCATAATAGCAAACATTAACAATTTTCTACGAGATTCTGCATTTAGAATGCATTTGTTGAGTGACAAAATTAATGAAATGTTGCCTTCTCAGAAAGCTGTAAAGGCCAAGAAGCTTTGTGAAACTCGCTGGGTTGAGAGGCATGATGGTATTTTACATTTTTTAGAAATACTACCTGCAGTTGTTGGTGTACTAGAAGATATTGGTAACAGTACAAGTACAAATGCAGCAAGCAATGCCCAGTCACTGTTGGCAGTAATTTGCAAATTTGAGTTTTTGGTAAGCTTAAAAATTTTGAGTAAAATTTTAGCCATAACTCTACCACTTTCTGTCCAACTGCAAACTGTGAACGTAGACTTTGGAAAGTCTGTTGAAATGGTAGAATTTGTGAAATCTGCATTACGTAGAATCAGACAACATTCAGAGGATGAATTTAAAATTCTATTTGGGCAGACAAAGGTTGTTGCAGACAATCTAGATGTGGAAGTAAAACTTCCAAAAGTCAGAAATGTGCACCAACACCGAGCTAATTTGACAGAAATGGAAGACTATTTTCGTGTTAACACATTCTTGCCTTATCTGGACTATCTGATTTCTGAGTTAGAATCCAGATTTTCACAAGATAACACCTCACATATGGCAAAACTCCAAAAAATAATTGCAAAATATTATTTTGAGTCAGACACATCAGATGCAGACATACTGGAGGCAGCCAAAAAATATGAGTCAGATTTACCATCCACTGTACAGGTACTTGAAGGAGAACTGAAATTatggagggagttttgggcaatgaaGTCTGAAAAAGTTGATACAGCAATGGAAGCTTATAAATTAGCATCTATGTTTCCTAACATCAGGACCCTATTGATAATTCTGTGTGTGATACCTGTTACCACTGCAACAGCTGAACGATCTTTTAGCTCATTGAAAAGAATTAAAACATACTTAATATCAACAATGGGTCAGGAAAGACTCAATGGTTTGGCCATGCTAAATATACATAACGATATTGAATTAGCCCCAGAAGAGGTTCTAGATGTATTTGCTGTAAAACATTCACGAAAACTTCAATTGCAGTTCATTTAA